From Paenibacillus sp. PK3_47, the proteins below share one genomic window:
- a CDS encoding glycoside hydrolase family 88 protein, giving the protein MDWKPAIEQTLITTRLNIKRFGEAFPIVSRGDGKYHLTDQTDWTEGFWSGILWLSYEYSKDPEIYAAAVKTVDSFRKRMEAQQALDHHDIGFLYSLSAKARWIAEQDETSRQLALQAADVLMQRWRPASRIFQAWGPEADPDNGGRIIIDCLMNLPLLYFAAEQTGDRRYAECATIHAEKSRRFLVRGDDSSYHTFYFDQENGNAIRGGTAQGYQDGSTWTRGQAWGVYGFALAYRYTREERFLETSRRLALHFLEHLPSDHVAYWDFEAPQEEGSPRDSSASAIFVCGVLELLEHLPESHPNRALLGEAVQRSMDSLAGNYFTAGDLSEEGFLRHGSYSVRGNSSPDDFMIWGDYFFLEALLRLERGVPGYWYGR; this is encoded by the coding sequence ATGGACTGGAAACCGGCAATTGAACAGACGCTCATTACCACCCGCCTGAATATTAAGCGCTTTGGGGAGGCTTTTCCGATTGTAAGCCGTGGAGACGGCAAATATCATTTAACAGACCAGACGGACTGGACGGAAGGGTTCTGGTCGGGGATTTTGTGGCTGAGCTACGAATACAGCAAGGACCCGGAAATTTATGCCGCTGCGGTCAAAACGGTAGATTCCTTCCGGAAACGTATGGAGGCACAGCAGGCACTCGACCATCATGACATCGGCTTCCTCTATTCGCTGTCGGCCAAGGCCCGCTGGATCGCCGAACAGGATGAAACCTCCCGCCAGCTGGCACTCCAGGCGGCCGATGTCCTGATGCAGCGCTGGCGTCCAGCCTCCCGGATATTTCAGGCCTGGGGGCCGGAAGCAGATCCGGATAACGGCGGCCGGATTATTATCGACTGCCTGATGAACCTGCCGCTGCTCTACTTTGCCGCAGAGCAGACCGGGGACCGCCGGTATGCCGAATGTGCAACTATCCATGCGGAGAAGAGCCGCCGGTTTCTGGTAAGAGGCGATGATTCTTCCTATCATACGTTTTACTTTGACCAGGAGAACGGAAATGCCATCCGCGGCGGCACCGCACAAGGCTATCAGGACGGATCGACCTGGACACGGGGCCAGGCCTGGGGCGTTTACGGCTTTGCATTAGCTTACCGTTATACACGGGAGGAACGTTTTCTTGAAACGTCAAGAAGACTGGCCCTTCATTTCCTGGAGCATCTTCCGTCTGACCATGTTGCCTACTGGGATTTCGAGGCTCCGCAGGAAGAGGGGAGTCCGCGCGACAGCTCGGCTTCAGCCATCTTTGTATGCGGTGTCCTCGAACTGCTGGAGCATTTGCCGGAGAGTCATCCGAATCGCGCCTTGCTGGGCGAAGCGGTGCAGAGGTCCATGGATTCCCTGGCCGGGAACTACTTTACCGCAGGCGACCTATCGGAGGAAGGCTTCCTCCGCCACGGTTCATATTCGGTCAGAGGTAATTCCTCTCCCGATGATTTCATGATCTGGGGCGATTATTTCTTCCTGGAGGCGCTGCTCCGTCTGGAGCGGGGAGTGCCGGGGTACTGGTACGGACGTTAA
- a CDS encoding AraC family transcriptional regulator: MNRNDSPPQELEPGLFMYKYKYEDGEAHWFHAHRGIEMLYIYSGHGEIMAENETYPIRDHTLVWFQPYQLHRVLVPPEQGRSYLRTNLTFDPGFMEHYLSAFPYMEKFFRSMWKGSLQKPVIYDMQDSRIPGLLEELHHLMGSSAEDKEEHAGFLLLQLIRLLQQHMSGVLAEAPQLQSRGGSHVGRITEWLDEHYREPFSLEALAASLHLSPYHISHVFKQYAGITLSDYIVQRRVREACILLANTGKSVGEIAMEVGGLSPSYFSQMFKKLKGISPEKYRKSIR, translated from the coding sequence ATGAACAGGAACGATTCTCCGCCTCAGGAGCTGGAGCCCGGTTTGTTTATGTATAAATATAAATACGAAGACGGGGAAGCCCACTGGTTTCACGCGCACAGGGGAATTGAAATGCTGTATATCTACAGCGGTCACGGCGAAATTATGGCCGAGAACGAGACCTACCCGATCCGTGATCACACGCTGGTCTGGTTTCAGCCCTATCAGCTGCACCGTGTGCTGGTTCCTCCGGAACAAGGCCGTTCCTATCTCCGGACTAACCTTACCTTCGACCCCGGATTTATGGAGCATTATCTTTCCGCTTTTCCGTATATGGAAAAGTTTTTCCGCAGCATGTGGAAAGGCAGCCTGCAAAAGCCGGTTATATATGACATGCAGGACAGCCGCATCCCTGGACTGCTGGAGGAGTTACATCATCTTATGGGCAGCTCCGCAGAGGACAAGGAAGAACACGCCGGGTTTCTGCTGCTTCAGCTGATCCGGCTGCTTCAGCAGCATATGTCCGGAGTGCTGGCCGAAGCGCCGCAGCTCCAGTCACGCGGGGGTTCACATGTCGGACGGATTACCGAATGGCTGGATGAGCACTACAGGGAGCCCTTCAGTCTTGAAGCACTCGCTGCCAGCCTGCATTTGTCCCCTTACCACATTTCCCATGTCTTTAAGCAGTATGCCGGCATTACCCTCTCCGACTATATTGTCCAGCGGCGTGTCCGTGAAGCCTGCATCCTGCTTGCCAATACGGGCAAGTCCGTCGGAGAAATCGCCATGGAAGTCGGCGGCCTCTCCCCCTCTTATTTCAGCCAGATGTTCAAAAAGCTTAAAGGGATCTCCCCGGAGAAGTACAGGAAAAGTATACGTTAG
- a CDS encoding glycosyl hydrolase family 65 protein codes for MKAELANYTDPKDYYTFRDDEKEVEFKRHDLPTPWMNYLSNGTFHTMMSHAGGGVAFYKSPQIWRITRYRFFHLPMDRSGPYIYVQDTATGSYWCPTSEPALTKPDQWKSAHGMGYTRFEAQRGNIAARTVYFVGPYENLLIWNLTLTNHGAAPQELNIYAYAEFGMMEFMRELQWQCYNKHQVSVQYDESEALVYRYGVENQPKPEETPLVYLAADTPLAGYDGDREEFIGCYRSETDPAAVEHGGCTGSTLMGGDPCGALQFRLTLQPGESRTINVFLGTAADEAEVSRAIARSREAGFVEASFQALKENWVHYLGAWDSRLPDKDAERMVNIWNPYQAHRNFLFSRNISFYATGTFRGVGYRDTSQDILAVVPFDTELAFDKLKLLLGQQYRDGHVNHYFFPNEGWEPVTSIHSDDHLWTGLAAWDLLAETGDAGFLNAKVPYYDGGEGTVYEHLKMAVDFTESRLGSRGFPLMLRSDWNDQLFRVCREGRGESIWTSMQLGTVLLRMIDLAAAAGHPEDIARYEAMYESQRKLVNSIGWDGRWFRRAIMDDGRFLGSDEHDEAKIWLNAQTWATMSGMADQDKGLQAMDSVREMLDTELGIKKIHPSITTFPDPADPLTNYNKGTGENGAVFCHANTWAIIAECMLGRGDLAYKYYRQLLPNVAMDKAGLWRYKAEPYVYASNLFGPESDKFGLANVSWLTGTAAWMYVAVTQYILGVKPVLDGLSIDPCIPADWEGFAVKRRFRGCVYEITVTNSSKVCKGVTSITVDGEPLEGSILPAYPGRSSVKVEVIM; via the coding sequence GTGAAAGCGGAGCTTGCCAACTATACCGATCCCAAGGATTACTACACGTTCAGGGATGATGAAAAAGAGGTGGAATTTAAGCGCCATGATCTCCCGACGCCGTGGATGAACTACCTGTCGAACGGAACCTTCCATACGATGATGTCGCATGCGGGCGGCGGCGTCGCCTTTTATAAATCACCGCAGATCTGGCGTATTACGCGCTACCGTTTCTTCCATCTGCCGATGGACCGTTCAGGTCCTTACATTTATGTGCAGGATACCGCAACGGGCAGCTACTGGTGTCCGACCAGCGAACCGGCTCTTACGAAACCGGACCAATGGAAAAGTGCGCACGGGATGGGCTATACCCGTTTTGAGGCGCAGCGCGGCAATATCGCCGCCCGAACTGTGTATTTTGTCGGACCTTACGAAAACTTGCTGATCTGGAACTTGACCCTAACCAATCACGGCGCTGCTCCGCAGGAGCTGAATATCTACGCCTACGCCGAGTTCGGCATGATGGAATTTATGCGTGAGCTGCAGTGGCAGTGCTACAACAAACATCAGGTATCGGTGCAGTATGATGAATCGGAGGCGCTGGTATACCGGTACGGGGTGGAGAACCAGCCCAAGCCTGAAGAGACGCCGCTTGTCTATCTGGCTGCGGATACGCCGCTTGCCGGTTATGACGGTGACCGCGAGGAATTTATCGGCTGCTACCGCAGTGAAACGGACCCGGCGGCGGTTGAGCACGGCGGCTGCACCGGATCGACGCTGATGGGAGGCGATCCATGCGGCGCACTGCAGTTCCGCCTGACGCTGCAACCGGGCGAGAGCCGGACGATTAATGTATTTCTTGGCACGGCAGCAGATGAGGCGGAGGTCTCGCGGGCCATCGCCCGCTCCCGGGAAGCCGGCTTCGTAGAAGCCTCATTCCAGGCCTTGAAGGAGAATTGGGTCCATTACCTGGGCGCGTGGGACAGCCGGCTGCCGGATAAGGATGCCGAGCGGATGGTCAACATCTGGAACCCGTACCAGGCCCACCGCAACTTTCTGTTTTCACGCAATATTTCCTTTTACGCTACCGGCACCTTCCGCGGTGTAGGCTACAGGGACACCTCGCAGGATATATTGGCAGTCGTGCCTTTTGATACAGAGCTTGCCTTTGACAAGCTGAAGCTTCTGCTCGGCCAGCAGTACAGGGACGGGCATGTCAATCATTACTTCTTTCCGAACGAGGGCTGGGAGCCGGTAACCAGCATCCATTCTGATGATCATTTGTGGACTGGGCTTGCGGCATGGGATCTGCTGGCGGAAACCGGCGATGCGGGCTTTCTGAATGCTAAAGTGCCGTATTATGACGGCGGAGAAGGCACAGTATATGAGCATTTGAAGATGGCGGTTGATTTCACGGAGTCCCGGCTTGGTTCGCGCGGCTTTCCGCTGATGCTGCGTTCGGACTGGAATGACCAGCTGTTCCGGGTCTGCCGCGAGGGGCGGGGGGAGAGCATCTGGACCTCAATGCAGCTGGGAACGGTACTGCTGCGGATGATCGACCTTGCCGCGGCCGCAGGCCATCCGGAGGATATTGCCCGGTATGAGGCGATGTACGAGAGCCAGCGCAAGCTGGTCAACAGCATCGGCTGGGATGGGCGCTGGTTCCGGCGGGCGATTATGGACGACGGACGGTTCCTCGGCAGCGATGAACATGACGAGGCCAAAATCTGGCTCAACGCCCAGACCTGGGCCACCATGTCCGGCATGGCCGACCAGGATAAGGGGCTTCAGGCTATGGACAGCGTACGCGAAATGCTGGATACAGAGCTCGGCATCAAAAAAATCCACCCGTCCATCACGACCTTCCCCGATCCTGCCGATCCGCTGACCAATTACAATAAGGGGACAGGCGAGAACGGAGCCGTATTCTGCCACGCCAACACCTGGGCGATTATCGCGGAATGTATGCTAGGGCGGGGAGATTTGGCCTATAAATACTACCGCCAGCTGCTGCCGAATGTAGCCATGGATAAAGCAGGCTTGTGGCGCTACAAGGCAGAGCCTTACGTCTATGCCTCCAATCTGTTTGGTCCGGAATCCGACAAGTTCGGCCTTGCCAACGTCTCCTGGCTAACCGGTACAGCCGCCTGGATGTACGTTGCCGTTACCCAATATATTCTGGGCGTGAAGCCGGTGCTGGACGGATTGTCCATTGACCCGTGCATCCCCGCAGACTGGGAAGGCTTTGCGGTGAAGCGGCGCTTTAGAGGCTGTGTCTACGAGATTACGGTTACTAATTCCAGCAAGGTATGCAAGGGCGTAACCTCGATCACCGTCGACGGTGAACCATTGGAAGGCAGCATTCTTCCCGCTTATCCCGGACGCTCATCCGTCAAAGTAGAAGTCATTATGTAG